The nucleotide window GGAAAATGCTGCTATTTGTTCCCTTGAAGACCCATCGGTTTTCAATATGATTGTACTTCATTTTTTGTTCTCTGATATAAAATTAAAGGTGTTTCGATAGAGCTTGATTGAGACTGACTTGGTTGTTTTGCAGATTCAAAGACTCAGTGGCGTGGATTCTGATTTTGCACCATTCTTGCAACATGCCGGGGTTCCTTCTGTCGACATATATTATGGAAGAGGTATGTCATTATCCCTATATTAATAGTCTTTTGGTTGAAAGTTTGGACATGATGCATCTGTAGCAGTTCATAAATCTTTAGTGCTacaatttatgttatatgaatctTCTTTTCCTTTTATCCAGATTTCCCTGTATATCATACTGCTTTTGATTCTTTCAACTGGATGATAAACAACGCAGATCCATTCTTTTGGCGTCATGTGGCTGGTTAGCTTTCTTTTCCTCAAATATAACCTTGATGAATTTCGAACTCTCACCCAATAATGAAACtctattttaaacattttaatcaACTTGTCAAGATAACACTGCTTTGTTGTTTGAAATGTTAGTGGCTGGAGTTTGGGGTCTTCTAGGCCTTCACCTTGCTGATGATCCAGTTCTACCTTTTGATTACCTCTCCTATGCTAAACAGTTGCAGGTATGGGGTTATTCTCTCCTTATGTTTGTGGATATTGTCAAGTGTTCCCAACCATTTCCACTATTACTGTTCTTTTACAAGGTTTTGGTGGGCTGTTGATTGTTAGAGTTAACCGTTGGTTACAGTAATGTTGTCAAGGCTATCTGGGGTTCTATTGAGTTGAATGTTAGCTTTTGGTCTAGAATAACTCAAAATTGTTAATCCTCCTGCTTTCACTCGAAAatattctctctttttttttaagattaGGTGACTTAATTTCTTTTCCTAGCCGGCCCTTGAACTTTGTCAATATTAATGTTTCTAAGCAGCTAACTATCAAGGTCAAGTTTGATCATGCAACTATTTTCTGGCCATCTCATGTAGGAGTATAAAGATGCCTACAGCAGAGTTTTGGATGGTAACATATCCCTCACCCCCCTAGCCGCATCGATTCAAGAATTTACATCTGCAGCAAAACAAGCTAACGAAGAAACAAAGGTAAAATGGGAAGAAAGTTAATTGGAATTCTATGAATTTTAAGGGGGAAAGATATTTCAAGTAGTCATTCCTTATAGACTACTGCCGTGACATCTTCCATTGTGGATTGCAGAAACTAATGGAGCAAGAATTTACCAATGACCTTTTAGCTTTGAAGATCAGAGCATTGAATGATGGGTTGATGCTTGCCGAAAGAGGCTTCCTAGATACAGATGGAATTAAAGGAAGGGAGTGGTTCAAGCATCTTGTAAGTGTTTTCTTTTCGAAAATTGCTGTTAGGACAGAGGTTTTACATACCGGTATGGCAATGTGATTTGCTTCTTTGACATATGGCATGCTTATTTAACTTGTGTTGCAAGTTGGTACCGTGCGGATTCATGTCACTCAGTTTCTAACTCAAATTTCACCTCAAAACATCATCATCATATGGGAGTCATATATTTCAGTTTGCTATTAGGACAGAGACTTTAACATACCGGTATGGTGATGGGATTTGCTTCTTTGACATATGGTGTACTTATGTAACTCGGGTTGCATGTTGGTATAGTGCTGATTAGTACGGAGGCTTTTAACATATTGGTATGATAATATGATTTGCTTCCTTGGTATATGGCGTACTTACATAACTTGTTTTGCAAGTTGATAAAGTGCTGATTCATATCGCACGAAGTTTCTAACTCATATTTATGACCTTGGAACATCGTCGTCATCATTATCATCATCATGCATCAGAGTTTACTGGAAGATAGTCATGTATTTCAGTTTTGCTTGTGAATAAATCTCATGtttcatcttcttctttttttgtatTCGTTTCAGATTTATGGACCTCGCAGCAACTACGAGAGTGGATTGGAGTTCTTCCCTGGAATATCTGATGCCATGGCTGAATCAAAGAACATGAGCCAAAAGGACGGGCATGCAGCAATTAAACACGAAATCTGGAGAGTTGCTAGAGCCATCCAAAGAGCCGCAGCTGCACTCAAAGGAGAACTTGTCTGAAAAAAAACTGATAGCTGCAAGAGTGGAAGTTGAAAATTagacagagagagagagaggcaTAAACTtgtacacacacacatatatatatatatatatatgttttctgTTACATTTAAATCTATGTCGGTAGCCATTACCGAGCGTTTGCAAATTGTACTCCGTGGCAttgattatgaatgtagaaaCTCTTAATTTTAATTGATGGTTGTTGAAATCATAAAGGAATGGTTGGTTGGACCGGTTGGATCAAAATTGATGGTTAGACCAGTTTTGAGCCAGGGGAAGAAATGATTGATGTGTTCAATAGGCAAAATGATGATCACCTATAAATACATAACACTAGGGGAGAGCATTAGTCGGTTAAAACCGATTTGACTATTTACCTGACCAATTTTGGTTAAGTCGCGTAAAGGATATTGGATTTGGACttaatatttcatattattaattattttaaatatatattttatatttttattatttttaaatatatttattttaaaatttatattataatttaagtttttaattgagttggtgttatgagtcaattaaataataattcagtttagaaaatcataaaatattattttgatatttaaaataacttaaattatATGAGAGTATTTTAGTCCTTTAAATTGGTTATAGTAGAATTTAAACTCACACATTGTGTTATACCTTAAATTTATCATTCAATTAAAgtactattttaattttttatatattttaattttattaattttcatgaattgtatatattaataatgttgcaTGTTAAAAAATAAGAGAATAAATTATATTAggatgatattaaaatatatagttTTTAGGCACTAATAATATAATGCCATCATccattttaaaaatgtaaaagtcTTATTATACACATCAGTATTTAATATCTTCTCTAACTTAATgtaactttaattaaattacttaacaaattaataaataaacaaacatattttcttcttttataattttaaatcgttttatttttgtaaatttaatcatcttttatttctttactttcaaattattttttattcttatgaggtccatcttttattatttttaatttccaaactgaatttttctttttatttttaattttctatttctGAAGTTTTAATCAAATTTTAGAATTGATAAAACCACCAATGGTGGTTATAGTTTTCAGATTTCCATTTTTACTAATTTTTGTCTAGATTTTTAATGGTTGATTttaggttttttattttatttataaatttgtgcttataatttttatcaatttttaatttttaattattgatttaagcattttcaaattttatttatttattattataacacaGTCTCAAGTTTCTTCtcccaaaattttaattaaaattaaattaaattagagaTTATATTGATGTAATTAagtgtaaaataatatttatatatgataatgtgatattattttattagttcCTGAATTTGAGCCCGTCTACTTACCCATAgtgtttgaattattttaatctgataaaaaaagaagaagaaaattacagttttattttaattgaggGAATTCTATATTCGAATTCTCAAGATGCTGATAATTATGATCAAAAATTAAGAAGATGCATTCACCGCCACGTTTACATCCCACTCATTATCTGGACGTATTGATAATGAGAAAAGAGGAATCATTTTCAGATGAATTCCTTATGTATTTCAACTGAGAAATATCCACAGATTTTTCCATTTCTATTTGGTAGAGTAGACTTTCTCTCAACAAGAATCGAGTTGTGATTTGGCCCTCACTTAAGCATCGGTACAAACTTGGAGCAAAGCAAAACCCTAGTTAATTCACGAATCAGATTAAAAACCaggttttataaatttttaatgtatttttttatattcaaatttatatgaatttaaaatcaaaatgatTAATTCCACCAGCAAAAACATTGGTTTCAGCTACCAACAAATCATGTTTTATTTTCTATACCACAAAAGTACCCATCAAACAGTCACATTATTAGTTTTGATGTAAAACAAAAACAGTAAACAACATAAAAGATCCCCAGCTGTGTATATATTTATGTGGGTTTtcattcatatttttatatcgaatttattaaattatcggttttattaaaaaatttattaaaaatttaaaaaaaattaattcaatcaatttatatTGATTTCTAATCTGATCGATACTCTCGATTATTGATCAATCAACTAATTCGATCTGATTCATATATTTTGTATCAAGTGAAAACCCACAAAAACAATGTCACTAAACTACAATAGCAGTCTTGCTTGTCTTAAAAGGAACCCACTATGGGTTCTTGTAGAATGAATTATTGGCTTTCATTTTTATCACCAAAAACTATAATGTTGAAGTGAATTAGtgattttgatataattctattAATTTTACATTCTCAATTAC belongs to Gossypium arboreum isolate Shixiya-1 chromosome 7, ASM2569848v2, whole genome shotgun sequence and includes:
- the LOC108454028 gene encoding probable glutamate carboxypeptidase AMP1 isoform X2 is translated as MNFTLSMPDLGLHTIGTGLIYFGLRELPSQLQLIHFLYVCMEPMEGEKKLATIYNVVAVIRGLEEPDRYVLMGNHRDAWTYGAVDPNSGTATLLDIARRYALLMRKGWNPRRTIIFCSWDAEEFGMIGSTEWVEQNLVNIGAKAVAYLNVDCAVQGPGFFAGATPQLDNLILEVTKKVQDQDSEVVATIYEKWKTMNGNNIQRLSGVDSDFAPFLQHAGVPSVDIYYGRDFPVYHTAFDSFNWMINNADPFFWRHVAVAGVWGLLGLHLADDPVLPFDYLSYAKQLQEYKDAYSRVLDGNISLTPLAASIQEFTSAAKQANEETKKLMEQEFTNDLLALKIRALNDGLMLAERGFLDTDGIKGREWFKHLIYGPRSNYESGLEFFPGISDAMAESKNMSQKDGHAAIKHEIWRVARAIQRAAAALKGELV